The region TGTTAAAAATGTCGGGTCGAACCCGATTTTGAAGAAAGATGATGAAATTGTGGAAGCAAAAGCTGTGAATTTGGAATCTAATGGTGATTTTCCAGCGAATAAAGAGCAAGTTGAGAAAGTTGAGAAGGTTAAGCAAAAGAATCCTGTTGAGGAACTGAGAGTGGAGAGTGATGATGCAGAAAAGAAGGGAAATGCTGATGAAAAATCAAGTTTTGGCAATGTGGTGACCGAGAAAGTTAATTCAGAGAAGGATGATGAGGTATCCAAGGAAGATTCAGTGTCGAAATCAGTAGAGAAAGTAGCTTCCGAAGAGCAAGATGATCATAAGAAATCTAGTAATGACAATGGTTTGTCAAGCCGCCCTTCAATGCCTGGTGAGGAGGATCCTGGGTGGGATAAAATCGAGGATCTCAGTAGCATTGATGATATGAAAGGGACTCATGGTGGTAATTCAATTTTGAATAGAGCTGATTTGAGAAAGCGAATTAGTACTGCAGAAGAAGACGAGGATTTGAGCTGGGATATTGAAGATTGATGATGAACCGGTTAAAGCTTGATGAAATTTGTTGATATTTGTTACCCATAGAATTCATTTCATCTGTATATAAAGCATTCTACTATTTGTCCCCTGCAAGTGTTTTATAATGCGGaggattcattttcttttttcatttgaAACGCAAATTATCTTCTATGATTGTGTAGCTTCTAACACTTGATTGaaatgaaattgaagaaataaatgttCATAATTGATATGATTTTCATTTATTTCCAGAACCATTCATGAAATACTCTGGTTGCCTGTTCGTAATTTATGCAGGGCTACATGAGGTGGGAAATAACATTTCCACTTCCAGGTTTGAGGATGCTATGTTGAAGCCTGGCTTTGGTAAGAAAGAACACAAATATCAGTTTTATAGATGGTAAAGATATGAATTACATAACCAAAAAGTAAACTAATACCATCTATATGTAAAAgaagattaaaatataaataacttGGACAACTTGATAAAAAATCCCGGAGGTCGTCAGTAGAGCTAATTCACACTCAAACTTAAAGCTCAAACTACCTCTAAAGCCCTACCATGATGTTTAACAGGTATTGTAATGGCGGCTAGAATCTAAACTTGCTgagggaaggaaaaaaaaaaggggaaaaacaaACATTACAGCACTTGAGCCATATTTGTACAGTAAGTAAATGCTCTTTCAGAGCGAGAAGTATGACGATTCATGTTGCTTTGGCCCTAGGGCTGTTGCCTCGAGCTTTAACTTACTCTGATTTCCCTTTGAGATTGTTGCTTGGTTCAGAAGTAAACTCTGATACATGTGTTTCGACAGCAGAAGGTAATGCGAGCATTCTTCCTTTCTGGGCTCGTGGTGGAAGGTGCTTGGTGTGTTTTTTTGATCCCATAGTCCAGGGCAAGAAGACCCCTGTACCTCCACGAGGAAGTTTTCTGGGGCTCACTACCACTGGGCGCACAGGTGCTAGCATGACAACAGGAGCACGAAGGACTCCCCATTTTGGCATTGTATCCAGTGCCTCGTAGCCACTAAGAACTCCATTTGACATTGCATATGGACCTGGTACTCCTGGTTGCCATAGAGTCATGGCACCAGACTGGGGAGTAGTTGGCGGTGACTGACCTTGATTAATATCGGGCCGGACTCGGAAGAAGGTAATGCTGACCCTCTTGTTTGAAGACGGGCACATCACATGCCTTGCCATGTCAGAACTATTTCCCCTCATAACTAAAAGAGACCTGTAGAACAACAGTAAAATACAATGTAAGAGGGAGACAGCCCAATCTGAAGGACAAATCAAATGAATATACTCTTGAGATACCCTTCTTTCAATGAAAGTTGGAGTGGCCCTCTATAGTTCCCTTCACTATCACTTGTAAGAGTTCGACCGAAAGCCATTGTTGATTCAGATAGGAGAAGAGTGGAGATAGGTTGCTCCAAATGTGGTGGtttaagaaaaggttgtgaataTTCATCCTGCATTAAAGGAACATAACTACAACTTCAATCCTAGGTGATATTGTATGCAGAACAAATAGCCGAGAAAGGTGAAAAAATCATACCTCATCAAAGAAGTTAATGATGCAGCCATTTGGTTTTTTATATTCAGGTATAAGTTGCCATTGGATCAAGTGCTCTATGACATCTTGAAGCAGAGTAGGAATTGGTTCGATGTTGACTGTAAAACATTAGAAAGAAAGGGCTGATTAAAGGTACTTGACAGTATTCACAATGGATCAAGAACATATTAAGAAACCAGAGAAACCAAACAGAACCACTGTATCACGGCGGTGGGCCTTACTTGTTTGGTTGTTACTTGTCAGCTCCTCCTTTATGTGTCCGAAAATCGGAACACCGAACTGAATCAGCTCTCGCTTGTTTCCTTTAATTTGtttgttgaataaaatgaaagtCTCACCTTAGTCATCCAGAAAAGCAGAAGAATCAGTAGGAAGTTGATTAAACAAAGACTCGGACAAAACGTCTCTCGTCGAATATCACTTGAAACAAGCAATTGCGGATTAATGAAATGAACAATCCACACTACAAATTCTTTAAGATGGTAACCTGTTAAAACATGaaacaagaaaaggaaaaaggcAACCAACCATTGTATAAACACGTAACGCACCCCAATGAACTTCAAATTTAAACCCCTAAAACTAAATTGGCCTCTTTTGAAGTACTTGGCTACAGCCAGTATAAGTTACGGTAATCATTGGATTCATCAAGCAGAAACATGAATCTAACTATACCTGTTTCAAACAAAGCTACAACAGAAGGGATAACTATTTCAAATCTTCATCATAATATTTCTAAAACAGGCTCAATTCGGAAGGCTTTAAAGTGGGATGGCACCTGACAATTCCCCATTCTGGCCGGAAGATCGAAGTTCACTCATCAAGTCACCCAGCTTAGCCAGCTCCGACTCGGTGAATACGTCCTCATACAACTTCAATCCTTTCACCACATTCACCTGCATTATGGGTAtcggtaaataaatacaaaaacgAGATATCTTATTACAGGTATCAGTAaataagtaacaaaaaaaatgaacTCACCATGTGGCCCTTTACATGTTCCTTGGCAGAAAAACCTTTCGTCAGCTTGATTTGAGAAGGGCGTGCATCACATTCTTCATGGTTAGAACAAATGTCGATGTTTTCCTCAACATGTTGAATTTCCTGTGACCCTgcattatttttattgaattattattaaaaaaagaatattaGTTCTAAGGTAGGACTTAGCTGTGttatcttttaattaaattgGCCTTTAGAACActaatttcaaagttggaacaAAAAGGTTAGGATGGTACACTATAAGGACAGAATAAACGCAGCTTGTCCTCCTGTCGGATACCATAACCTGCTTTCCAAACACTACCAAATttactcttcttctttttttccttttttcctgtCGTGGAATTCAATTCGATCATCATTGGATCGCTCGCTCAAAAGGGCGACATGACCAGGGAAAAGCAAACTCAGTCAACCGAGTCGACTCAGCTCGAGTCGAGCAAGTTTAGTTGAGAAAGTCAGGTGAATCCCCTCCTACAGGCTACAACTAACCCCAAGCAAACAGCACGGTCCACGTGATATCATGATGATGCAAAAGTTGGAGGATTAGACGGTTGCGATGAGAAGCCGCCTAACCATTAAAATCATTGGAACCATCCCCGGGCGGAGAACTCAAATTATCTGTAAAACTGAATCAGCCGAATCCATTCTCTGTTTTTTCTAAGGTTTTGGCCTCGAAATCCTCAAACTCCTTGCTTAAACCTCGGGAACATGCCTACCGTATATGACTACTGTACTATTACTCTTTCatcattaaaatcattttttaatgcAAAACATATTAATGAAAGACCACCTTTTTCattaaaaaagggtaaattttgaTCTCGTGAAAAGTACGacatctcttttgtttttttaccGGGAAACCGTGAGTTTGAAGAATCTTATAGAAAAAGGGaggaaatttttacttttttaatgaAAACCCTGCATCATGATCTAATCCCCACGTTGAATTCAAAGtcagagaaaattttgaaaaggcACTGGAAACGTTGAATATCTGATCAAACCTGGAAATATACATCATTTTGTTTGGTTAgatagaaaatgaaggaaaatgatTGCGCCTTTTTACacgaaagagaaaagaaaaaaagaaggtaTAAAGAGATTCAATTTCTCGCTTGATCAAACACTGTAAAAATTGAGATTCAAATGCCTTACGCCTCTCTGCCATTAGAACAGACAAAAAAAGGCGATATTTTTCTCTTGTCTTTTTGGTTGattgataaaaaaagaaaaaagcagaAAGAAAGCAAATTTGAAGAATTCAAGTAACCAAACTGATCGAGATTGAAGACATCAACTGATCGATTGGCAATAATGGAAGAAAACAGAACCAAGTCCAGAGTTTTGGATTTTTCAAGCACAGTGAGTGTCGTAGGAATCCCAGTAACTTGGCCCGATTTTCCGTTGAAAATTCCAACAAGGAAACACCCAGAAAATAGGCAAGATCCAAAGGATCAATCAGAAATGAGTTCAACAGAGGAACAAATCGTAatgaatgtaaatatatatataattgaacaaCAATCAAACTTTATAATAGAAAATCACTTTTTTCTTTTAGTCGTGAGGTTACCTGAATCAGTAATGTCACTGTCAGGGGAATCTTCTTCTTCCTCGCAACCAACCTCCCCATTTGCTTCATTTTCCACCACTTCCTCGGCgactttctcttcttctttcacATCATCCAAACAACCGCCGTCTTCTCCTCCTCCGCCAACGCCACCTTCCATTTCCTCTTTGCCAATTCCATCTCCTCCTCCGGTCTTCTTGGCAGTCACCTTTTTCAGCTCCGCCGTCACATCAGCAATGGAGTGGTACTTCTGCATCTGCAACA is a window of Gossypium hirsutum isolate 1008001.06 chromosome D08, Gossypium_hirsutum_v2.1, whole genome shotgun sequence DNA encoding:
- the LOC107913069 gene encoding RNA demethylase ALKBH10B; the protein is MPMAAGAATPRERVQAMGPAAVVPMMQAVPAVADVLAKDTIISWFRGEFAAANAIIDALCGHLAQLQGGGGEGSEYEAVFAAIHRRRLNWIPVLQMQKYHSIADVTAELKKVTAKKTGGGDGIGKEEMEGGVGGGGEDGGCLDDVKEEEKVAEEVVENEANGEVGCEEEEDSPDSDITDSGSQEIQHVEENIDICSNHEECDARPSQIKLTKGFSAKEHVKGHMVNVVKGLKLYEDVFTESELAKLGDLMSELRSSGQNGELSGETFILFNKQIKGNKRELIQFGVPIFGHIKEELTSNNQTINIEPIPTLLQDVIEHLIQWQLIPEYKKPNGCIINFFDEDEYSQPFLKPPHLEQPISTLLLSESTMAFGRTLTSDSEGNYRGPLQLSLKEGSLLVMRGNSSDMARHVMCPSSNKRVSITFFRVRPDINQGQSPPTTPQSGAMTLWQPGVPGPYAMSNGVLSGYEALDTMPKWGVLRAPVVMLAPVRPVVVSPRKLPRGGTGVFLPWTMGSKKHTKHLPPRAQKGRMLALPSAVETHVSEFTSEPSNNLKGKSE